In the genome of Salvia miltiorrhiza cultivar Shanhuang (shh) unplaced genomic scaffold, IMPLAD_Smil_shh fragScaff_scaffold_173, whole genome shotgun sequence, the window atTTCATGTCgagcttcaatttaaaatttctagttttgagttaatgaacgtcggttgtcagaaacattaaacaaaacttgtgatccaaaggggcctagcccgactcgttatcttattattcgggttttaacaaggttgttccttgtttatttctatgaattattcacacctcgatcatacttattcattcaagaattgagtgtgacagaatggtatcagagcataagtttcctttcatgtctctgataaccataagtttttgatgtcgagtctagaatagtatctctagacttctaaaaatgtcagtaaccctcagctcgccgtcacactgccgcaactaaggtacgataatagtttcaaaaatatatatatatatatatatatatatatatatacagattcgaagttatgaaagttttcaagaaaatgtgcgccttacgtttatgatgctatgtgaatgattatttgtcgtgtttgggactacccgaacccataacgactaaaTGAATGTTATTTCgcgtttgggactacccgagcccttaacgaatcaatgtatgtatggtcgagttagattccttgaatctttccggcataagcaaaaattttcatgaaaggggcatttaatgtccatatgactcaaggttttaaagaaagcaaatgtatatatgtatgtatgtatgaatgaatgagtgaaagttttatgttatcattttaggaTCACTGCTGGTGAATTaagaaccaacacctaaactataagATGTAAAGTGTGGACTATACCTAGTAGAGATGATCGGAACGAATGAAGTAAAGCGATCGGAAACTTTGCGCGAAAGAGAAAATAACtgttgtattcgaaaatatgagataacCTGATTGTAATACACGAGctgaggtctatttatagattacaattgagggtaaaaaggtaaaatcaGTGCCCACGCAGGCTTCTTGCGTGGTCGAAGGGTAGAACAGTAACTTTGTCTTtacgcgggagatttccccgCGTCTTCtagcattcctctggcgagcacGACTTCTCTGGCGGATGTAGTTCCTCTGATGATGATGACCTCTCTGGCAAAGATGACTCCCCTGGTggtgatgacttctctggcgaggatgactcctctgatggTGATGCCTCTTCTGAtgaggatgactcctctgacgaggatgactcctctggtgatgatgacttctctggcgaggatgactcctctggtggcgatgacttctctggcgaggatgactcctctgatggTGATgccttctctggcgaggatgactcctctgatggTGATGCCTTCTCTGGCAAGAACCATTCCTTTGGCATGAGCCATTCCTTTGGTGAATGAGTTGTCTCTTAGTGACtgaaatccctctggtaagaGTGATTCTTCTGACCAGCTTAACTCCTCCGAAGaggttgattcctctgatttgtcttctttctctactctgcatatatcactcctcatcaactgcctatatgattagaatgatgagttcttttacaaaccgtttgagaaCCACCCAATAATGCCTtacgaatgttagtcgtgatagcaccgctagaacgacatagaatggacttaTATGATACCAAAGATTTGTGATTGAAGTACTTAaaagtaagtgctttaagttagaagttgacttagagcttaATAAGatataagaagttgacatgattgggggcgaagctcccatttgactgagtgattcgttgtgctgggtctggccagcccacataactaagatctcggtgattgtcaattaggattttgaccttgagtagagcatcatcccaatgtatagactcacactatgtagttgtcacaataagatcttcTTTTATCACAATAAGCACAgtaatgactagaatgacttagtttgctatcagttctcgaagtactagaaggtgatattctcaTAGTTAGAAAGATACACTGAGCATCAACCTGTCTTTTGACCGTCAGTCGGTAGAAACAAAGTAACTTCTGGAATCCCAAGTGGAGAACCGGGGAagataactagtatgatagagttttcaacaaaatgtcaggacgtgctccaaatatggtggacacttatgagaatcctgaagaattattacagtttgaattatttaatcctgaattttttttattgtccAATCAACTCTAGTACTCTACCTTCCTACCACCCACTCTACACCGTGCTTTGTACCTCCAAGCAACCCCAAACATCAGCTTTAAACCATGCCTAAGAGTGGCAGTCAATTCCTTAGTGCTCTTCTTATTCAAAGCTTTACTGAAGCCCTTCATCATGGCTTTTCCTTACACCTTCAGTAGTTCACAAGGATTCTTCTCTTACAGCTAgggctgtcaaaatgggccgagaatggcccggcccgatgggcccgcccggcccgcccgtagttttggccgggctgggctaggatttCCAAGGCCCAAAAAAATCCGAGCCTCCCTGGCCCGGCCCATGCGGCCCGTCGGGTCACGCGGCTCGCGGGCCAAAAAGTCCGCCGGGCTTTCGGGCCCAAATCGGCCCGTCAATATaggtgaaaatttcaaaaatttatatctcctcccaaatcccaatcgGCCAATCCCAATAGACCCAACCCAATCTAAgtccatttcttcaattgacgacaatgacgagtcgaagtctaacttaggatttaaattagcaatcaacaatcaatattaaattatttttacttgaaagatttatttatttttgattatttttggtggttgttatttgattccaattgatttgattactgtattaatttatttgtgaataaatcgttttcagtttttgttgtttttgcaattagtttttgtttttttacttgtattcatattgtttacatttagttttaatcatatttgtttacatttaattttagtcaattacgtaatttagatgtagattgtttaaggccctttttattttatcgaatttgtcttcaatttttttttcttaaatttgatttaatttattaatttttggaactatatatatatatattaatttatcaatttttggcccgttttggcccAACCCGCCCGACGGCCCGTATAGGACCGGGCTGGGCTTCATTGTTCGaggcccgctgaaattttgggccggcccgacccggcccaaaaaattgcctaggcccgctgggttagaccgggccgggccggcccgcaAGGTTTGACAGCCAGCCCAATTTTAAGTGCATCAAGGTAAGAACTCAAAATCTATTTTCCTACTTCCTAGTTAAGTAAACAACCCTTCATTGTTTTTAATCCTCACAATTCTAAACCATTCCACAGCAGTCAGCCGAAATCAGAGCACCCACCAAAAACTTTCACCAAGGTAACCACTTGTTTTACCACTTACCTCTCTTATTCATACATCGAGCTTCAGTTTAGTTCAGAAATGAAGTATAAACTATGAATACACACATCACTTCCACATAGCATCTATAGATTATACATATAAGTGATTGAACAAAATGACATTCAcaaattatttacataaatgCATACAATCTGTGTacatgtttatatatatatgaagcatgattgaagaaaaagaagaaagatagAGAGTCTTGAATTTTAGTCTCTGCTTTTGAATTGGTGGTGCATCGAGTCGGGATGCTGCATATGTTTGCGTGTGAGAGTCGAGTCTGAGGAGTAGTGGAACGGCGGCTCGTCGCTGCTGGTTCATCGGAGAGGGACGGCGGTCGGTGCCCGGCGTGCACCGTCGTCTGTAGTTATGTGAGTAATAGGCCAAGGGATTTGAGGagtggtagagagagagaagaaagggGAAGAGGGAGAACAGAGGCTGAGGGGCGAAGGTCTTGCCAGAAagtggagggaggcggcggcgatagTTTTCGCCGTTGTCAAGGTGAGAGGCGTCGTGGCGGCTTTGCCGTCGTCGTCAGCCGGAGTAGAAACTGAAACTTGAGGGCGGTGGTCGTGGATTGGGGCTTCGGCTGCCGTATTTCAAGGCACCGCTCCTCGCCGGGGCCGTGAGCGGCGCAAGGTGCGTCAACGTGTGTGGGTTTTGTTTGAGTGAGAAGAGGGGTGATggccggcggccttgctgccGTCGACCTGAGGAGGGAGAGCCGAGCGTCGTCAGCGGCTGTCGCTGTTGCTCCGGCAAGcttcggcggcggcggattTCCGAGGGAGAAGGGGGCGGATTTCTGgcgtgaagagagagagagagagtggatgGGGGCGCAGCGCAGCTAGGGATGAAGAAAGGAAGGGTAGGGTTTAAGTTGCTGGGCTGGTCTGTTGGGCCGgggcttgggccgatttttatgagtgttGGGCCcgtttttattatttaattgggccATGTCTATTGTTTTTAGTTGGGCTGCTacctaataattttaaaatgggCTATTCTTATTTAATTGAGATTCGGCCTTTGCTTTTAATTAACAttgtgtttatttttattttttttttaaaggatgatttcataataatatcatattattattatgtgcatattttaagtaaattacttaccatatgctaagtatgcatttgcatcatgcaataaaagtattcaTGATTTAATTAGTTCTTTTTATAAaaccaattattaaagaaaatcgagtaaggatattgttggtgtccttgacttaagaaatttagttttcaattatttattcatgaaattttgaaaacccaGCGTGATGAATCATAGTAGTTAAGTGCacccactaagactttaagttagtTTCAGGATATGAATTGATTGAAGAACTGATTATTCgtattaagatttttttaataaaaaattaaaaatcggttATTTATTTTATCCCCTCTGCTACTCTTTGCAATTATTTTTCCTCTTGACAGAGCTCAGCATCAACAGTTTACTTGTTGTATTCGGTGCCGGAGTCAGAATCGGTTTCCGGTGGCGTTGGGGGCTACTGCGAGAAATATCCGCCCCCTTTTCTAAACAGAGGTAAATTTCCGGTCGCATTCTATCTTTCTGGTCTTCACTTTACATGTTATATTGGTTTTTCAAAACAACTTCTTTGCTGTATCATGTGCGCGcgcgcgagagagagagagagagagtattttgTGGGTTTTAGTATATGTTTGGTTTTGGGGATTTTTTTTCCTAGTGTGTTTATACAACATTAATCGCTCATAATTTACAATGTGAGAATGAGTGCGTGGCTGCTGCTGTAGTTTGAGCACTTTGAAAATGAAGTTATCCATCATACCCAAGTAACAAATTCTATCCATCACACCGAAGCCACAAATTCTATAAGTTTTGCACAATGGTGTTGGTTTCTTAGATGATCTTTTGAGCCAATTGGTTGTTTTTGTGCTAGAAATTTAGTTGCTGGAAATGCATCGAACTGATGTCAGAACTTTGAAGTTCATAGGTTTTCCTGATATTCTTCTtggattaaaataaaatattgcaACTCTTATTCCATTGTAGTTCTGTCATGTAAATTCCTTGATTGTATTTTGTTCCTGAAGCGTTTATAATTTAAGTATTAATGattcttttttttcaaatgtatcattgctattgcttacgttttcATTAATAAAGTGAAAGACCGATTCTTTTTGTCTGAAATATTAGTGTAGTACTAGTAAACTGTATGAGGTTAACTTTTACAAGAATTGTGAGCAGTAATATTTCTCAGATATAGCCTGTGTATACTACCACAAGACGTTTTAGCTTCTTGGTATTGCCAGTGTTTAGATATATTAATGTGGTATACCAGAAATGAAAACTATCATTAGATGCATTGACTACAATACTTATATTAGCTCTTTCAGTTTTAGCAGATTTGAGTTCTAGCATGACTGAATATTGTCGATGTAATTTATTCCTTGCTCTCTAGTTTGTATTTGTAACCAGATTGCACGGTTTGAACAGGATATTGAGTTGCTGAGGAATCCATTGCAGCTGCCACCACATATTGGGTACTATCACCATCACTTTTCAGTGATCTGCGAACTGATGAGGCCAGTCCTTCTCGAGAAAGTCCTCTTCACCTATAATAAGAACCGTGTCTCCTCCTTTACTTGTGCTCCTTCACCTCCCTACTCCTACATTCAAGCACAAACTTATGTGCAGGCATATATGAAATGGAAAAAGGACCCCTACTTTGACTCGATTGATTCAATTCACAAGTCCCTTGAACTGAAGCCCATAATCGCTGTGAAAAATTTCTTTATCACAACATCCTCCTCGCCACATGACAAATATTCCATTCCCATCTCAGCTGTCTCCAAAAAAGGCTCAGAATTTGATATAAGTATCAAAGTTATAAGGTTCTTGAGGAACTATCCTTCTTTCTTTGAGGAGTTTAAAGGTCCTTGTTATAATTTACCTTGGTTTAGACTGACTGATACAGCCATTGAGCTTGATAAAGAGGAAAGATTAGTATATGAAGAATTTAGAGATGATATTTTGGGGAGATTGAAGAAGTTTATAATGATGAGCGGCAGTGCACAGATGCTTCCTTTAAAGGTCATTAAGGGCTTGCGGTGGTATCTAGGTTTGCCTAATGAGTTTTTCAGGGATCCTACTGAGTATATCGGAGGTGATGGCCATTTTAGGATTGTGGACATAGAAGATGGATTAAAGGGGTTGGCTGTAATCGAAAGTGATAAAATCTTGTCAGTGATGCAGCAGAATGCAATGAGGAAGGGAATATACAATGGGGGTGCTGATGAGGCAATTGCATTTCCATTGTTCCCGTCTAAGGGGCTGCGGTTAAAGCAGAAGATAAAAGATTGGTCGGATGAATTTCAAAAACTGCCGTACGTGTCTCCATATGATGACTACTCATATTTGAATCCGGACAGCGACATATCAGAGAAACGGGTGGTGGGAGTGATACATGAGTTGTTGTGTTTGTTTGTGGAACATGCTGCTGAAAGAAAGTCACTTTTTTGTTTGAGGAAATACTTAGGGTTGCCTCAGAAGGTTCACAAGGCCTTTGAGAGGCATCCACATATCTTTTATTTGTCGCTCAAGAATAAAACCTGCACAGCTATTCTGAAAGAAGCTTATCGCGGCGAGAAGGCTATTGATCCGCATCCACTTGCTAAAGTGAGGAGAAGTTATATTGCTTTGATGAAGGAATCAACAGAAATTATGAGGAACAAGAGGCTCAAGAATACCAAGGCTTCTGATCAACAAAGTGTTCTCTCCGAAGATGGAAGATCTCATCCTACAGAAGCGTGACTCCCTTTTCAGATCACACTGAAAGTTGTTCCTTATACTCAGAGGTTGCATGTGTGCTGCAGTTGATCTGACTCTCTCATTTTGCGTGGGCTgcaaaattaatttgattactagtgtataacccgtcgaaattcggcGGGActttaaattatgatttaaattatttgtgttatttttatataatcccTTCGTCTCAGTATAATAGCCTTATTTCTTTCCGACACATAAATTAAGAAACTTGTTTTttgagtgtaaaagtgtgtaaaggtgtcTAAGGCCACaatatttgtagtgtaaaatcattaccaaaaataaaaatatgactATTTTAGTGGGatatcccaaaaaggaaaacataactaTTAGAGTGAGACTGAGgaagtataattatttttaattaatttaacttgatgtattaaagtttagtttatattaatctcaactatattcgtcaattaaatgttaaattttttgctaaaataaaaattactcttttatataaattttgtagtaTAATTTTTCTATATTGACGGATAAAAGTTAATCTCAACTCTATAAGACTAGAGGATCATCAAGATCTCGAAAGAGAATATTTGACTTTTGAACGCCaaacttttgagcattatctcgtcTGTACCCTGAAACATTATATCTAACTTTTATGAGTCAATCGTTTGAACATCACTATCTAatgctttaaatatcataactcacttctaaacattattttcattaggagcttgaaaggCCAAGACTAACTTGTGAGATTATACAATCTGAAACTTATAAGATCATAACTTACTTACAAACATCaccttgtatggagcttgaaaaaacataacagagttatgtgcatcatctcatttggagtttaAAATACCTTAACTAAGTTTAAttcaagcatcatttcgtttggagtttgaaagaataaaactggCTAGtaagcatcatcttgtttgaagtttgaaagaccataactaagttctgagaatcatctcgtctaaggcttaaaaaaaagggttaagtatcaaataagcccttaACGTGGAAGCCCTTATTACATTGACGACCCTATGGCAAAGGGGGTATCAAATAAACCCCtatcgtaattaattttgaacaaatacaCCCTTAGACTTAACGTCCACTTAACTGCCGttaacttattattatttttttatttttctttttttggtgggTCCCACTTAACagccacatcatcatcttcagcCGAACGCTCCAGCTTCCCcggccatctctctctccctccgaACGCTCCAGCTTCCAAGTTCGCTGGTGGCGCGCAAATCGCCTGAATTTTCACCCACCGATCCCCAAATTTTCACCCATCTCTCCGGCGATAGGTTCGAACATTAGCCAACAATTTTCACCCAAATTCAGAAACAAATTATCAAAACCAGAGTTCGAACATTTTTAATTCCAAATTTttgatttcaaaaaaaaaattcagaatCTGAAGCTCATCTCGCCACCCCCTTCAAATCTTTGTGCCGCCTCCCTTCGAATTCTGCGTCTTCTTAGATTTCAAATCTGTGCGATTGTGTGAGGGTTAACCGGAAAAGATGTCGGCTGGGGTTGGTGTTGCGTGGCCGAATTTGCAGAGGTAGGCGGGGTTGTGGTTGCGCTGGGATTTTACGGTGGAGGGTGGAAgagaggcggtggagga includes:
- the LOC131002715 gene encoding protein WHAT'S THIS FACTOR 9, mitochondrial-like, with the protein product MRPVLLEKVLFTYNKNRVSSFTCAPSPPYSYIQAQTYVQAYMKWKKDPYFDSIDSIHKSLELKPIIAVKNFFITTSSSPHDKYSIPISAVSKKGSEFDISIKVIRFLRNYPSFFEEFKGPCYNLPWFRLTDTAIELDKEERLVYEEFRDDILGRLKKFIMMSGSAQMLPLKVIKGLRWYLGLPNEFFRDPTEYIGGDGHFRIVDIEDGLKGLAVIESDKILSVMQQNAMRKGIYNGGADEAIAFPLFPSKGLRLKQKIKDWSDEFQKLPYVSPYDDYSYLNPDSDISEKRVVGVIHELLCLFVEHAAERKSLFCLRKYLGLPQKVHKAFERHPHIFYLSLKNKTCTAILKEAYRGEKAIDPHPLAKVRRSYIALMKESTEIMRNKRLKNTKASDQQSVLSEDGRSHPTEA